GCAGGGCCTTGCCGTTCTACGAGAACGCGGTGGCCGAGGCAACCGATTCCGTTCCGGAGATCGTCTTCGAAGTGGGACTGGCGTACGAGGAGATCCGTGATTGCCGTCATGCACTGATCTACTTCGAGCGGTTCCGGGAGATGGTGCGGCCGGGGGAGCGCGGCGAGGTCGATTGGTACATCGGAACGTGTGCTTTCAATCTGGCGCGCGAGCTACGCGGGCGCTCGGTGCTGGAAGAAGAAGAGCTGGAGCGGGCTCTCATCTTCATCGATCGCGCGGTGGAAGTCGGTGAACCACGCAACATTCAGGGTCAGGCCTGGTTTGAGAAGGGCGAGATTTTGGCCGAGATGGGGGAGTGTGAGCTCTCCATGGATGCGTATGCCCGGGTCCGCTACGCCGACCAGGCAGGGTCGCTCGTGGTGCGCGCCCAGCACGCGTTCGACCAGATCCGGTTCGGGCGTGGCTTGGAACAGCTGCGCGACGGGCGCTGTCGCTGACCCTAGAAGGGTGATCGGAAAGGGGGGTGGGCCGCGCGACCCACGCCATACGGCTTGGGTGCCCCGTGCTTGCGCGCGTTCAGGCAAGGAAGGACGAGGAGTCGTAGCTCTGCTACGGCGACGAGGAGAAACGAAGGATCAACCGCGCGGGCACCGACGCGAAGCGTTGGTCGCCACGTGCCCAACACAGAACGTGACAATACCTTACAAGCCGGTGGGTTGCGGTGGCACGGTCCCATCTCCGTCTTTGGAGCGCCTCGGACCACCGCCTTCGGCGGCGGTGCCCGCTACGGCTACACCTTCGCCCCTCCGCGACCCGCGCAATGCGCGGGTGCCCTCTGGGGCCGTGGCACTCGGGGACCCGTGCGACAGCACGGGTGGCGGCTCGCCCCCCTTTCCGATCACCCTTCTAGTCAGCCTGATGTGCTTCAGGACGCCCTCGAGGCGTTATCTTTTGTGCTATGCCGTGCTCGCCTAGCCGGCCTCGTTTCATGGAGCAACCACGTTGCCGCGTCCAGTGTATCCAGCCCGATGCGTTCTCATAAACGACGATTCTTTCTCCTTGCTGTGACTTTGCTCGCTGCCGCGGCGTGCGGCGGCCCGGGCAATAGGTATCAGGGCATGGACGCCGAAGCCCTGTTTCGGCTGGCGACGGAGGAATACTCGGAGAACGACTTCGGAAACGCCGCTGAGGCAGTGGATCGGCTACTGCTCTCCTATGCGGACTGGGAGCGCTTGCCGGACGCCCGCATGTTGCTTGCGCACGCCCATTACGGCGACCGCGACTACCTTACGGCCCGCTCCGAATACGTGCGATTCCTCGACCGGTACGGCGGGCACGCGGACGCGGTGATCGCCGCGTTGGGCGTCTGCCGGTCGCTCACGGCGCTGTCGCCAGACATGCCGCGCGATCAGGTTTTCACGCGCGACGCCATCGTTGTCTGCCGCAACGTATTGCTCGACTACCAAGGGACTCCTCAGGCGCTCGAGGCCGCCGAGCTCGCGAACAGGATGCGGCTGAAGCTGGCGGAGAAGGAATACCTGACCGCCGACTTCTACTTCCGTCGCAAGCTGTACGACGCGGCGATCAAGTACTACGAATTTGTGGCCAACCTTTACGCCGAGACTGATTTCGCACCCAAGTCGCTTGCGGGAATCTATTACGCGAACGTGGCCATCGGATACGAGGACGAGGCCGAGGCCGCAAAACAACGCCTGCTCGACCGGTATCCGGAGTCTCCAGAGGCCGCGGCTCTGCGGACGAATGGGTCGGGGTCCTGACGCGCCCGGCGTAGTTCCGCTCCGCCTCGGCCTCTTCGGGGGCACGTTCGATCCTCCCCACAACGGTCACGTCGCGGTAGCGAAGGACGTCGCGGACGCTCTCCAGTTGCATCGCCTGCTTTGGATTCCGGCGGGTGAGCCACCACACAAGTCGCAGCAGGACATTACCCCTGCGTCGCTTCGCCTCGAGATGGTATTCGCCGCCGCCGCCGCCGATGCGCGCTTCGAGGTGAGCGAGGCCGAGACGGAGCGAGTGGGTCGGTCGTACACGGTCGACACGCTGCGCGCGCTGCGTCGCAGATTCCCGCACGCCACGCTGTACTTCATCGTCGGTGCGGACGAATACGATGCGCTCGGCGGCTGGCGAGAACCAGAGCAGATCCTCGAGCTCGCCCGCCTTGCGGTCGTGGATCGGGAGGGAGCGCGCGCGGCGGACACCATACCGGACGTTGCGGGCGCTGACGCTGCGGACTTCGTTCCGGTCGAGCGGATCGACATCTCGTCCACCCAGGTCCGGGACCACGTGGCCGCTGGGCACGACGCGGCGGATCTCGTCCCGCCAGCAGTTGCGACGATCATCGAGCGCGAGGGACTCTACCGCCGCTGATCAATTAGATTCCGCGCACGTGCAAATCTGTCTTCAACACCTGCGTATGAGCGAATTCTCAGACCGTGCCGTCCTCGTGACCGGCGGGGCTGGTTTCATCGGCTCGCACCTGGTCGAACGCTTCCTCTCCGAGGGCGCGGCCGTTCGCGTCATCGACGACTTTTCCACGGGGAGTCGTGAGAACCTTGCGCCGTTCATGGATCGCATCGACTTGCACGAGCAGTCCATCACAGATCCGGCGGCGTGCGCGGCGGCGTGCGTGGGCGTCGACTACGTCCTGCACCAAGCGGCTCTGCCCTCCGTGGCGCGTTCCGTCGCCGACCCGACGGCGACGCATGACGTCAGCGCGACCGGCACGCTCAACATGCTCGTCGCGGCCAACGACGCCGGGGTCCGACGACTCGTCTACGCGGGATCGTCATCGGCCTATGGCGACACGCCGACGCTGCCCAAGCGCGAGGGGATGGCGTCGATGCCTCGCTCCCCTTACGCGGTGGCGAAGCTCGCGGGGGAACACTACGTGCAGCTGTTCCCGCACCTGTTCGGGCTCGAGACCGCGGTACTCCGCTACTTCAACGTTTTCGGGCCCCGACAGGACCCGAACTCCGTGTACTCCGCCGTGATCCCTCTCTTCATCAACGCCGCGCTCGGCAGACACGCACCGACGATCAACGGGGACGGTGGTCAGACGCGCGACTTCACGTACATCGACAACGTTGTCGATGCGAACCTGCGCGCGTGCACCGCGCCGGCCGAGGGCGTGAGCGGCGAGGTCTTCAACGTGGGCTGTGGGGAACGCATCAGCGTGACGGACCTGTGGCAGGCGATTCAGGCAGCGCTCGGCATCGAGCTCGAGGCGCGGTACGGTCCGGCTCGCGCCGGAGACGTGCGGGACTCGCTCGCGGACCTGACGAAGATCTCCGATCGCTTGGGGTATGGAGTGAAGGTCTCCTTGCGCGAGGGAATCCGACTTACGGCCGATTGGCTACGGAGCCAGGGGAGTGCCGCGATGGTCGGTTCCGGACAAGCCGAGGCGTAGAAGGGTGATCGGAGAGGGGGGTGTGCCTAGCACCAGGATGAAATGAACAGACGAGTGTGTGGGTTGCGGTGGCACGGCCCCACCTCCGTCGTTGGAGCGTCTCGGACCACCGCCTTCGGCGGCGGTGCCCGCTACGGCTACGCCTTCACCGCTCCGCGACCCGCGCAACGCGCGGGTGCCCTCTGGGGCCGTGCCACCCGGGGACCCGTGCGACAGCACGGGTGGCGGCCCACCCCCCTCTCCGATCACCCTTCTAGGAGGTAGGCCGCATGCGCCTGGACGAGGCGAGCCTCGCCCGTTGGGGCGAGAGAATCGGCGAGACCGTCGAGACGCCGGTAGTGCTGGGCCTCCAGGGCGAGCTCGGAGCGGGAAAGTCCGTGCTCGCCCGTGCGATCGGGAAGGGCGCCGGCGTGCGCGCAGCGATGCCGTCTCCCTCGTTCAACCTTCTCTTCCGATATCCCGCACGACTCGGCAGGGAGGTCGTGCACTTCGATCTGTACCGTGTGGCTGCCCCGGACGAGTTGTGGGAGTTGGGCTGGCAGGGCCTCGGTGCCGACCAAGAGATCGTGATCGTCGAGTGGCCGGAGCGTGCCGACTCACTGATGCCCGCGGACCATTGGCTCATCGAGCTCTCCGTCACGCCGGGCAAGTCCGAGCTTCGAGACATCGCGGTGCGCCGGGTCGGTGCGCCCCCCGATCTCCCGGGTTTCCCGATGTCGGTGGCGGGACTGTGAGCGGCGAAGCCGGCGCCACCCTAGACCCGGAGAGTTTGTATGTCGGATTCGACACCTCGGGCTTCATCGGCTCGGTAGCGGTGGCGCAGGGCACAGACGTATTGGCGCGCGCGACGCTGGGCGATCGCGGTGAGCACGCTTCCAGGCTCGTTCCCACGATTGCTGACGTGCTGGAAGAAGCGGGCATCGATCGTGGCGAGTTGAGTGGCGTCGTCGTCGGTGAAGGCCCCGGTTCGTTCACCGGTGTACGAGTCGCTGCCGCGACCGCGAAGGGGCTGGCGCACGCACTGGACTGCCCCATCTGGGCGATTTCGAGTCTCGTAGCGGCCGCTCTCTCGGTGGAGGGCAGCGGCATCCGCTACGTGCTCTTCGATGCGCGTAGCGACCGTGTGTACGGGGCCTGCTACGGGATTGGCGGCATCGGGGTCGAGACGATCATCCCGCCCCACGGTGCCGCCCTACGAAAAGTGCTCGCCAACGCGGTGCCGCCTGGGGCTGTCTTCCTCGGCGAGGGAGCGGACCGACATCGACACGCGATCGAGAGCGCCGGTTTCCCGGTGGCCACGGGGCCCGTGGTCCATCCGTCGGCGGACGGCCTCTTTCGATATCTGGCGTTGCATCCCGACGCATCTCCGGTCGCGGCACTGGCACTCTGGGAGCCGCGCTACATCCGTGAATGGCAACCGGACAAGGCATGGAGCGGGTAGACGCCGGTCCTGATGTCCTCATCCGCCCGATGGAGCCGGAAGACGTCGAGACCGTGCTCGGCATCGAGAGCCGGGCATTCACGACGCCTTGGCAAGCCGACACGTTCCTGAGCCTCATCGGGCGCCCCGGCTCCGAGCTGTGGGTGATAGAGCACCCCGTCGCCGGCATTCTCGCGTACGCGGTTCTCTGGTGCATCCTCGACCAGGCCGAGCTCGCCAACATCGCCGTCCGGTCCGACTACCGAGGGCAGGGGTACGCGTCGAGGCTGCTGGAGCGCATTCTCCAGATCGCCCGAGACCGCAAAGTAGAGACGATTTATCTCGAGGTACGTGCGTCGAACACGCGGGCTGTGGAACTCTACGAGCGGTTCGGATTCTCGCGGGTCGGTGTGCGCAAGAACTACTACGGCGAGCCGAAAGAGGATGCGCTGGTGATGAGAGTGTTGCTGTAGGTCGGCCCGTGGCCGCGAGACGCGCCGCTCTCCGCTCTGGGGATCGGTAGGGGGGCCTCGGATTAGGGTCCTTCGTCATCGTTCGTCGGGGGGGCTGGTTCGAGGCTTCATTCACGCCGATCCGACGCCGCTGCGAGCAGCATGTCTCGCGGCCGCGGGTCGCTAGCCGGAAGTTCCCCGTCCGGGAGTGGCAGAACCTTGTTGCGGTTACAGGGTTTTGGGCTTATGGCGAGGTACAGCGTACTGGGAACAGTGTTGTCTCTCTAGAGGCGGTATGAGATGTCGAGGAGCTCGAAGGCGCGCGTCTGGAGTGGCGTGGGCTGAGCATACTGCTCGAACTCGACGTGGGTGTTGCCCATGCGCACGGTGTTCTTGGTCAGCGTCGCGAGGCTCTTCATGAGCGAGCGAAAGCTCTGGACGGGAAGGCCGTCCTCGGTGCGCTTGCGCCGCACCTTCTCCTCGGCGGCCTGGGAGCGAGCGGCCGGCTCCACGACGGAGGTTTTGCGTGCCTTGGCCGCTGCGGTATCGTGGTCGGTGAAGAGGATCGGAGCGAGGTCGCGCTCCATGTGCAGCCGCACGTAGAGCGCGAGCATGCAGAGGAACACGTGGGCCCGGACCCGGTCTACACGTCGGTGGCGGATCGGCCCGACCTCGAGCGCGAAGTCCTTCGAGATGCGGAAGGCCTGTTCGACGCGAGATAGGCGCTTGTAGGCCTCGACGACGGCCTCGCTTCCGAGTTCCTCGGCTGAGACGCTGGTGCGTAGCACGTAGATCCCGTCCAGTGCCGCCTCCTGGGCAACGGACTCGTCGTCACGCTCGAAAGTAAAGGCGTGCTCGGTGATCTCGTAGCGGAAGTGCTTGCCCATCTTCGAGCGGCCCAGGATCCTGCCCACCCGGACCCCGATCTTGTCCTTGCCCCTGAGCGCTCTCTTCTCGCGCCGTGTGGCCTCGACCACCACCTCGAGCTTCTCCTCCGTGACACGCAGGAGCTCCTCGCGCGTGCGTGCCCGGTCCTGTGCCAGCAGCGGGTTGTAGCAAGCGATGAGTCGCTCACCGGGGAAGTCCGGCGACGTGATCTCCGCCAGATCCTGATCGTCGAACAGCGAGAGCTGAAGCGGGCCCTCCGCCGCGAGCTTGCGGATCGTGGGGGCCCGCAGCGAAGTGATCCAGTCCAGCCCCCGCGGCCTGAGCTCCTCCTCGATCCGCGCGCTGGTGAGCATGCCCCGGTCTCCGACCACGACCATACGCTCGAGACCCCAACGCTCCTGCACGCGCTCGAGCACCGTGCTCACCGTCGCTGGATCGCCCGTGTTGCCCGCGAACACCTCGACAGCCACCGGCAGACCCTCCGGTGTCGTGAGCAGTCCGAAGAGCAGCTGGCGCTCACTCTTGCCCCGCTTCGGCCGCCCGTAGACCGCCAGCGGACACGTCCGACTCTCGAACGGTACCGTCGTCACGTCCCACAGGATCAGCTGACCCTCCTCCAGGTGACGACGGGCCAGCTTCCCCTCGATCCGCTTCTGGCCTCGCACCAACCAGTCCAGCGCCTCGTACAGATCATCGGCGTCCGCGTCCTCGACCCCCAGAGCCTCGCCCAGCGAGTTCGTCGCCGTGTCGCCTCCGAGCTGGCGGGCGGTGGCGAGCTTCGAGCATGGCTCGATCACGCGGGCACAGATCATGGCCAACGCCAGATCCCGTTTGGGGTGTGGGCGGCTGGACAGCAGCTGGGGTAGCCCGAGCTTGCGCATCGTGCCCAGCACGGCCGCCACGTGTCCGTGGGGCTGGGCCCGTAGGATCTGGAAGGCTTCTGAGGCAGGGACCAGCGTTTGTCCCTTGAGCGTGGCACGGATCGCCTCGATGGCCTCAGGGGGCAGTGCGGAGAGATTGGCCAAGGTTCGCTTCTTGACCTGGTCGCCGACGCGGTAGGACTCGCGCAGTAAGACGGCGGGCGGCGAGTTGCGGTTGGGCACGACGTCGATGTACATGACCACTAATATATGATATACACATGGCGTGTCAAGACAAGAAGCATCGCTTACATGTCTACAAATTAGACAAGACTTACTGCCGCTAACTGTGCTTCTCGCTGGGACTTACAGCGCTGGAACCCTAGCCTGGGCCGGGTAACTTCCGGCTAGCGCGAGGTTGGGTCCCATCGTGCTATCCCGCCGCCCACCGAGTGGAGCGACCGTGCTCCGTGACTTCCTCTCCTCCAGAGCTTCCGGCCCCCGCCGCGCCCCGCTGCGACTTCGACCGGCCGCGCGAACGCCTGCGATCCCTCGGACCGCGCGGCCTGACCGTATCCGAGCTGCTCGCGATCCTGGTAGGCAGCGGAACGTCCGGCAGGTCCGCGGTCGACATCGCACACGCCATCTCCCGTGACATGGCGGGGTCCCTCCAGCGCCTCGCCGCGCTCGACGTCTCAGAGCTGGAGCACATGCCGGGCGTGGGGCGCGCGACCGCGGCCCGCATCGTTGCGGCGCTCGAACTGGGACGACGCGCCGCGACGCAGACACAGAGCGACTCCGACCGCATCCGGGGCCCGGCCGACGTCTTTCGCCGCATGGGCCCGCGCCTGCACGATCTGCCGCAGGAGGAGTTCCACACGCTGCTCCTGAACGCCCGGCACCGGGTCCTACGCGAGGTTTTCGTGACGCGCGGCATCCTGGACGCGTCGCTCATCCACCCGCGCGAGGTCTTCAGACCCGCGGTGGGGGAGGGAGCGGCGGCGCTTATTCTCGTGCACAATCACCCGTCCGGCGACCCGACGCCGTCCGCGGAAGACCGCGCAGTGACCCGCCAGCTCGTCGACGCGGGGCGCGTGCTCGGGATTCCCGTACTTGATCACGTGGTGGTAGGGAGAGGGGGCTACCGGTCACTGATGGAGCGAGAAGATGGTTAGCGCTCCCATAAGCGTTTCGGGGAAACATATGAAGTCAATTTGAAAAAACGCGTTGACCTCGAGCGGGGAGGAAAGGTATCTTCCGCCAGTGTTCATGGGGCGAAAAGCCCCGTCCTACTTGCCGAAGGAGCCCGCATGGTTCGCTCGGCCGCGATCATACTCTCCATTCTGATTCTGCCAGGAATTGCCCTCGCCCAGCAGGCGCAGGGGAACCATAGCGTCGTCGACGGCGACACGCTGTGGGACCTCGCGCAGCAATACTATGGAGACCCCTTCGACTGGCGCCGTATTTGGGAGGCCAATCGGGCGGACATCGCCGACCCGAACCTGATTCTACCGGGTCAGGTGCTCGTCATCCCCGGTACGGAGCCTACGACGGAGGTCACGGACGTCGTCGTAGCGTCGCCGGATCCCGTGGACCCCGCGGACGTTCCGACGATCTTCGTTCAAGACAGGTCGGTCGTTCGCGGTGGCGTGGTGAGGGCAGGGAGCATCGACTACCTGGCGGTGCCGCGCGACTTCGTCTTCTCCGCTCCGTGGCTCACCCACCTCGAAGGTGACCCGCCGCACACTGGAGTGCTCGAGGGTTCGGCAGGCGGCACCAACCGCGGCGTCACGGTGCGCTCCTACGAGCGCGTCCGCGTCGCGATGGACGTCCCTGCACGGGTCGGTGAGCGGCTGCAGATCTTCAAGGTTGACCGCACGATCGAGGACGTGGGCCGCGTGGTTCAGCCGACGGGGGTAATGACGGTGTCCTCGGTGGTCGATGGTGGCGTCATCGGCGTGATCATCAAAGAGTATGGCCGTATCCTGCCAGGTCACTTCGTCGGACCGATGCCGGCGTACGATCTGTCCGTCGGGGAGTATGCCGATCCCGTGAGCGGGGGAAACGCAGCGATGGTGATGGGCTTCGCGACTGGGGCTTCGCTGCAGGACATCGGGCACGTCGCCTTCCTCGACCTCGGCACCGACGACGGGATCGTGCTCGGTGACGAGTTCACCCTCTACAACGCTTCCGATACCGACGCAGTGGAGGGAGTGCTCCAGGTAGTCGGACTGGCTGACGAGACCTCTGCGGCCCGTGTCATCACAATGCGGGATGCGGTCTTCGAGCAGGGGGTCGTAGTGCGCCTCACCAAGAAGATGCGCTGATTGGTGACGCGAGGAGACTCCGAGCCCTCGCCTCCTTCCTGTACTTCTACCACGGGCTGCTACGCAACCCAAGAGTCCCCGCCGGTCCCGTCCGGTGGGGACTTTCTTCGATGAGACAGCGATGACAGAACCGAAACGGAGAGTGTTGGTGACCGGAGGCGCCGGTTTCATCGGCAGTCACATCGCGGATGCGTATCTGGCGGCAGGCGACGAGGTCTGGATCGTGGACAACCTTTCCTCGGGCCGGCGGGACAACGTTCCAGATGCAGCCCACTTGGTCGAGATGGACATCCGATCGGCGGACGAGGTCCGCGATCTCTTCCGCGAGGTCCGCTTCGATCTGGTGAATCACCACGCGGCCCAGATCGACGTGCGCGTGTCCGTGACCGATCCTGCGAAGGACGCCGCGATCAACGTGCACGGCTTGCTCAACCTCACCGAGGCGGCGATCGAGGTGGGCACTCGGCGCTTCGTGTTCGTGAGCAGCGGCGGCGTGGTATACGGCGAACCGGAGTTGATTCCGACGCCCGAAACGGCGCCTAAGGGTCCGCTCTCGCCCTACGGCGTCACCAAGCTCACAGGCGAGTTCTACCTCAACTACTACAGGTGCGTCCGGGGCCTGGACTACGTCGCGCTTCGGTACTCGAACGTGTTCGGCCCGCGCCAGGATCCGCATGGTGAGGCGGGTGTAGTAGCGAT
This Gemmatimonadota bacterium DNA region includes the following protein-coding sequences:
- the bamD gene encoding outer membrane protein assembly factor BamD, with protein sequence MRSHKRRFFLLAVTLLAAAACGGPGNRYQGMDAEALFRLATEEYSENDFGNAAEAVDRLLLSYADWERLPDARMLLAHAHYGDRDYLTARSEYVRFLDRYGGHADAVIAALGVCRSLTALSPDMPRDQVFTRDAIVVCRNVLLDYQGTPQALEAAELANRMRLKLAEKEYLTADFYFRRKLYDAAIKYYEFVANLYAETDFAPKSLAGIYYANVAIGYEDEAEAAKQRLLDRYPESPEAAALRTNGSGS
- a CDS encoding nicotinate-nucleotide adenylyltransferase — translated: MGRGPDAPGVVPLRLGLFGGTFDPPHNGHVAVAKDVADALQLHRLLWIPAGEPPHKSQQDITPASLRLEMVFAAAAADARFEVSEAETERVGRSYTVDTLRALRRRFPHATLYFIVGADEYDALGGWREPEQILELARLAVVDREGARAADTIPDVAGADAADFVPVERIDISSTQVRDHVAAGHDAADLVPPAVATIIEREGLYRR
- a CDS encoding SDR family oxidoreductase, whose protein sequence is MSEFSDRAVLVTGGAGFIGSHLVERFLSEGAAVRVIDDFSTGSRENLAPFMDRIDLHEQSITDPAACAAACVGVDYVLHQAALPSVARSVADPTATHDVSATGTLNMLVAANDAGVRRLVYAGSSSAYGDTPTLPKREGMASMPRSPYAVAKLAGEHYVQLFPHLFGLETAVLRYFNVFGPRQDPNSVYSAVIPLFINAALGRHAPTINGDGGQTRDFTYIDNVVDANLRACTAPAEGVSGEVFNVGCGERISVTDLWQAIQAALGIELEARYGPARAGDVRDSLADLTKISDRLGYGVKVSLREGIRLTADWLRSQGSAAMVGSGQAEA
- the tsaE gene encoding tRNA (adenosine(37)-N6)-threonylcarbamoyltransferase complex ATPase subunit type 1 TsaE, with product MRLDEASLARWGERIGETVETPVVLGLQGELGAGKSVLARAIGKGAGVRAAMPSPSFNLLFRYPARLGREVVHFDLYRVAAPDELWELGWQGLGADQEIVIVEWPERADSLMPADHWLIELSVTPGKSELRDIAVRRVGAPPDLPGFPMSVAGL
- the tsaB gene encoding tRNA (adenosine(37)-N6)-threonylcarbamoyltransferase complex dimerization subunit type 1 TsaB, producing MSGEAGATLDPESLYVGFDTSGFIGSVAVAQGTDVLARATLGDRGEHASRLVPTIADVLEEAGIDRGELSGVVVGEGPGSFTGVRVAAATAKGLAHALDCPIWAISSLVAAALSVEGSGIRYVLFDARSDRVYGACYGIGGIGVETIIPPHGAALRKVLANAVPPGAVFLGEGADRHRHAIESAGFPVATGPVVHPSADGLFRYLALHPDASPVAALALWEPRYIREWQPDKAWSG
- the rimI gene encoding ribosomal protein S18-alanine N-acetyltransferase, translated to MERVDAGPDVLIRPMEPEDVETVLGIESRAFTTPWQADTFLSLIGRPGSELWVIEHPVAGILAYAVLWCILDQAELANIAVRSDYRGQGYASRLLERILQIARDRKVETIYLEVRASNTRAVELYERFGFSRVGVRKNYYGEPKEDALVMRVLL
- a CDS encoding IS1634 family transposase, whose translation is MYIDVVPNRNSPPAVLLRESYRVGDQVKKRTLANLSALPPEAIEAIRATLKGQTLVPASEAFQILRAQPHGHVAAVLGTMRKLGLPQLLSSRPHPKRDLALAMICARVIEPCSKLATARQLGGDTATNSLGEALGVEDADADDLYEALDWLVRGQKRIEGKLARRHLEEGQLILWDVTTVPFESRTCPLAVYGRPKRGKSERQLLFGLLTTPEGLPVAVEVFAGNTGDPATVSTVLERVQERWGLERMVVVGDRGMLTSARIEEELRPRGLDWITSLRAPTIRKLAAEGPLQLSLFDDQDLAEITSPDFPGERLIACYNPLLAQDRARTREELLRVTEEKLEVVVEATRREKRALRGKDKIGVRVGRILGRSKMGKHFRYEITEHAFTFERDDESVAQEAALDGIYVLRTSVSAEELGSEAVVEAYKRLSRVEQAFRISKDFALEVGPIRHRRVDRVRAHVFLCMLALYVRLHMERDLAPILFTDHDTAAAKARKTSVVEPAARSQAAEEKVRRKRTEDGLPVQSFRSLMKSLATLTKNTVRMGNTHVEFEQYAQPTPLQTRAFELLDISYRL
- the radC gene encoding DNA repair protein RadC: MTSSPPELPAPAAPRCDFDRPRERLRSLGPRGLTVSELLAILVGSGTSGRSAVDIAHAISRDMAGSLQRLAALDVSELEHMPGVGRATAARIVAALELGRRAATQTQSDSDRIRGPADVFRRMGPRLHDLPQEEFHTLLLNARHRVLREVFVTRGILDASLIHPREVFRPAVGEGAAALILVHNHPSGDPTPSAEDRAVTRQLVDAGRVLGIPVLDHVVVGRGGYRSLMEREDG
- a CDS encoding LysM peptidoglycan-binding domain-containing protein yields the protein MVRSAAIILSILILPGIALAQQAQGNHSVVDGDTLWDLAQQYYGDPFDWRRIWEANRADIADPNLILPGQVLVIPGTEPTTEVTDVVVASPDPVDPADVPTIFVQDRSVVRGGVVRAGSIDYLAVPRDFVFSAPWLTHLEGDPPHTGVLEGSAGGTNRGVTVRSYERVRVAMDVPARVGERLQIFKVDRTIEDVGRVVQPTGVMTVSSVVDGGVIGVIIKEYGRILPGHFVGPMPAYDLSVGEYADPVSGGNAAMVMGFATGASLQDIGHVAFLDLGTDDGIVLGDEFTLYNASDTDAVEGVLQVVGLADETSAARVITMRDAVFEQGVVVRLTKKMR
- a CDS encoding NAD-dependent epimerase/dehydratase family protein, with the protein product MTEPKRRVLVTGGAGFIGSHIADAYLAAGDEVWIVDNLSSGRRDNVPDAAHLVEMDIRSADEVRDLFREVRFDLVNHHAAQIDVRVSVTDPAKDAAINVHGLLNLTEAAIEVGTRRFVFVSSGGVVYGEPELIPTPETAPKGPLSPYGVTKLTGEFYLNYYRCVRGLDYVALRYSNVFGPRQDPHGEAGVVAIFSTRLLDGAALTVFGDGEQTRDYVFVRDVVSANMLVSDLELPDSGDLDDRAFNVGTGVGTSVNSLADVLESVASVQPGRKHEAERPGELLHSTLNADKLRARGWAPAYSLEQGLQETYTFIRDLRGGGPA